GTCGAGGCCATCCGCGTGGTGCTGCCCGAGGACCTGGCGGACTGCGACGCGCTGGTGATGCCGGGCGGCGAGTCCACCACCATGACGCGGCTGATGGAACGCAATGGGCTGCGTCCGGCGCTCGAGCGCTTCGTGCGCGAAAAGCCGGTGCTCGGCACCTGCGCCGGAGTCATCCTGTTGAGCAAGCGCGCCGATCACCTGCCCTCGCCGCCGCTCGGCGTGCTCGACGTCACCACCGAGCGCAATGCCTACGGCCGGCAGATCGATTCGTTCAGCGCCGAGGTCATGGTGCCCCCGCTCGGCGGGCCATTCCACGGCGTGTTCATCCGCGCGCCGCGACTCCGCGAGGTGGGCGCGGGCGTCGAAGTGATCGCGTGGCGCGGCGAGGAACCGGTCG
This genomic window from Candidatus Sulfotelmatobacter sp. contains:
- the pdxT gene encoding pyridoxal 5'-phosphate synthase glutaminase subunit PdxT — protein: MGRVPRIGVLGLQGDFACHRASLEALGVEAIRVVLPEDLADCDALVMPGGESTTMTRLMERNGLRPALERFVREKPVLGTCAGVILLSKRADHLPSPPLGVLDVTTERNAYGRQIDSFSAEVMVPPLGGPFHGVFIRAPRLREVGAGVEVIAWRGEEPVGVRQGRCVGICFHPELTSDLRLHRWVLTEVAGLSLAAATAGANVGGA